From one Colletotrichum destructivum chromosome 3, complete sequence genomic stretch:
- a CDS encoding Putative golgi apparatus membrane protein TVP15, with the protein MELSDTFRIVNLATATIMVLGGIAQFFNFNFQGIIVGAYVILFGLCTALLEFQIPPQVSRYASFLFSFIGRGVFYIFIGSILLSDGVFKIIAGSIVGLIGVAYVVLEFVPQIEPPANMREADGGWGAEQV; encoded by the exons ATGGAGCTCTCCGACACTTT CCGCATCGTCAACTTGGCCACAGCGACCATCATGGTCCTGGGCGGCATTGCCCAAttcttcaacttcaactt CCAGGGCATCATTGTCGGTGCCTACGTAATCCTCTTCGGTCTCT GCACCGCTCTCCTCG AGTTCCAGATCCCTCCCCAAGTCTCTCGTTAcgcctccttcctcttctcctttATCGGCCGTGGTGTTT TCTACATCTTTATCGGctccatcctcctctccgACGGCGTCTTCAAGATCATTGCCGGttccatcgtcggcctcatcggcgtcgcctACGTCGTTCTCGAGTTCGTTCCCCAGATCGAGCCGCCAGCCAACAtgcgcgaggccgacggcggctggggcgCAGAGCAGGTGTAA